Proteins found in one Methanophagales archaeon genomic segment:
- a CDS encoding class I SAM-dependent methyltransferase: MGDAEKLPFKDQVFDLVQFSESIYYLDDPIVSLKEIRRVLKPEGVLVLTCGTANAPSLWPMLLLLKILNRTIRIHTSNGSYWKTERYTTLKLRKILMSAGFRIEKQIGYFFYIPFLKRERFIPLMIKLGEFLPKFSSYVFFFAKPENKEG, translated from the coding sequence GTGGGAGATGCAGAAAAGCTGCCTTTTAAGGATCAAGTATTTGATTTAGTTCAGTTTTCGGAGTCCATATATTATTTGGATGACCCGATTGTATCGTTAAAAGAGATTCGGCGTGTGCTAAAACCCGAAGGAGTTCTGGTTCTGACGTGCGGTACTGCAAATGCACCATCACTGTGGCCAATGTTATTATTGTTGAAGATACTTAATCGCACGATTCGGATACACACCTCGAATGGGTCATACTGGAAGACAGAACGATATACCACGCTAAAATTGAGAAAGATTTTAATGTCTGCGGGATTTCGGATTGAGAAACAGATTGGCTACTTCTTCTATATTCCATTTCTTAAAAGGGAAAGATTTATTCCACTAATGATAAAGCTTGGAGAGTTCTTACCGAAGTTTTCAAGCTATGTCTTCTTCTTTGCGAAACCAGAAAATAAGGAGGGTTGA
- a CDS encoding nucleotide sugar dehydrogenase — MRKICVAGLGYIGLPTALLFAVSGYEVVGVDIKRSIIEKVNQKVMPFDEKGLQELLIKAIDSHRFRASTTPEKADVFIIAVPTPFDKKNRMADLSYVIEATKSIASLLEKGNLVIIESTVPPGVCEKCIIPILEENCNTGKVGLKAKEDFFVAHCPERAIPGNTLYEMMNNDRIIGGIDEKSSELARELYESFVTGNVYVTSIRTAEMVKLMENTYRDINIALANEFAQIAEEAGIDVWEAIELANKHPRVNILKPGPGVGGHCIAVDPWFLTEDSTKSRIISLAREINDGMPVYVLHILKDMLNKLKKENLTITITIFGVAYKGNVSDTRETPALKFIRLAEKEGYKVKIYDPHVKDGDFEYPILPLEDAVQDSDCIVVIADHSEFKSLSPDEIGKLMRTRKIFDTRNCLDREKWKEAGFEVKILGCLGC, encoded by the coding sequence ATGAGAAAAATTTGTGTAGCAGGTTTGGGTTACATTGGACTGCCAACAGCATTATTGTTTGCAGTTAGTGGCTATGAAGTCGTTGGAGTGGATATCAAAAGAAGTATAATAGAAAAAGTAAATCAAAAGGTTATGCCATTTGACGAGAAAGGTTTACAGGAGCTTTTAATTAAAGCGATTGATTCACACAGGTTCAGAGCATCAACAACGCCAGAAAAGGCGGATGTTTTTATCATTGCTGTTCCAACACCCTTTGATAAAAAGAACAGGATGGCAGACTTGAGTTATGTGATAGAAGCCACGAAATCCATCGCTTCATTACTTGAGAAAGGAAATCTTGTGATAATCGAGTCAACGGTTCCACCAGGGGTATGTGAAAAATGTATAATTCCTATTTTAGAAGAGAATTGTAATACGGGAAAAGTAGGACTTAAAGCAAAGGAAGATTTTTTTGTCGCTCATTGTCCGGAGAGAGCGATACCAGGAAATACCCTTTACGAGATGATGAATAACGACCGTATAATAGGAGGAATAGATGAAAAGTCATCAGAACTGGCAAGAGAGTTATATGAGAGTTTTGTAACAGGTAATGTTTATGTTACGTCCATCAGAACCGCTGAGATGGTCAAACTCATGGAGAATACATATCGAGATATAAACATCGCACTTGCGAACGAATTTGCGCAGATAGCCGAGGAAGCGGGAATAGACGTTTGGGAAGCGATAGAGCTTGCAAATAAGCATCCTCGTGTGAACATTTTAAAACCAGGACCTGGTGTTGGCGGGCATTGTATCGCCGTGGACCCCTGGTTCCTTACTGAAGATAGCACAAAAAGTCGTATAATCTCTCTTGCGAGGGAGATCAATGATGGTATGCCTGTATATGTTTTGCATATTCTCAAAGATATGCTTAATAAACTCAAAAAAGAAAATCTGACCATTACTATTACTATATTTGGGGTTGCTTATAAAGGCAATGTAAGTGATACCAGGGAGACACCGGCATTAAAGTTTATACGACTTGCAGAAAAGGAAGGATATAAAGTGAAGATATATGACCCACATGTAAAAGATGGAGATTTTGAATATCCGATCCTACCCCTGGAAGATGCTGTTCAGGACAGTGATTGCATCGTTGTCATAGCGGACCATAGCGAGTTCAAATCGCTATCGCCTGATGAGATAGGAAAGTTGATGAGAACCAGAAAAATTTTTGACACAAGAAACTGCCTTGACCGTGAAAAATGGAAGGAGGCTGGTTTCGAGGTTAAGATTTTAGGGTGTTTAGGGTGTTAA
- a CDS encoding class I SAM-dependent methyltransferase translates to MKNIVINYANRGIFNEILKYVNFANKEVIEHDCGTGRLSYLAYKQGAKKVILVDFSDKALDLAKKLFKGIHSIEF, encoded by the coding sequence GTGAAAAATATTGTGATAAATTATGCTAATCGAGGAATTTTTAACGAAATTCTTAAATATGTGAATTTTGCAAACAAAGAAGTAATTGAACATGATTGTGGAACTGGTCGTTTATCATATCTGGCATATAAACAAGGAGCCAAAAAAGTAATCCTTGTTGATTTTTCTGATAAAGCATTAGATTTGGCTAAAAAGCTATTTAAAGGCATACATTCTATCGAATTTTAG
- a CDS encoding class I SAM-dependent methyltransferase → MIKSGSKNIRILDLGCGKGEVSRYISEENSVYGLDISKIALKEGKAVYGRCCCGRCRKAAF, encoded by the coding sequence TTGATAAAATCGGGTAGTAAAAACATACGGATATTGGACCTCGGTTGTGGAAAAGGGGAGGTGAGCAGATATATATCAGAAGAGAACTCTGTGTATGGGCTTGATATATCAAAGATTGCATTGAAAGAAGGCAAAGCGGTATATGGACGCTGCTGTTGTGGGAGATGCAGAAAAGCTGCCTTTTAA
- a CDS encoding glycosyltransferase family 4 protein, translated as MKQKPDIYHSFDLKTLPLAYFVSRINRSKLIYDSRELYVESMRDKELPKVYKRIMTSVERFLIKRVDGIIVVSDSIADILVKRYGIERPTVIFNCAPYKEYRKTTIIRDLLNIKDDKRIVLYQGIISRGRGLENLVSAARYGDDAVVVLIGDGNLKGELIRKVKEEDLEEKVKFIDAVPYKELLDYTMSADLGVHPIQNTCLNHYYCAPNKLFEYLMGGLPVAVSNFPDMRRIVENEGVGETFDPEDPKDIARVINNILNDEEKYNIMSRNALKLARERYNWEKESRKMLEFYERTRTAKT; from the coding sequence TTGAAGCAGAAACCTGATATTTATCATTCGTTTGATTTGAAAACGCTTCCGTTAGCATATTTTGTATCAAGAATTAACAGGTCTAAACTTATCTACGATTCAAGGGAGTTGTATGTGGAATCCATGCGAGACAAAGAGCTGCCAAAAGTTTATAAAAGAATTATGACGAGTGTTGAACGTTTCTTGATTAAAAGGGTGGATGGTATTATCGTTGTAAGTGACTCGATAGCAGATATATTGGTTAAGCGGTATGGAATCGAAAGACCAACGGTTATTTTCAATTGTGCTCCTTACAAAGAATATAGAAAAACAACAATTATTAGAGATTTGCTGAATATCAAAGATGATAAACGAATTGTTCTGTATCAGGGGATAATTTCACGTGGCAGGGGGTTAGAGAATCTTGTGAGCGCAGCGAGATACGGGGATGATGCGGTTGTCGTCCTGATAGGCGATGGGAATCTAAAAGGAGAACTGATAAGAAAGGTAAAAGAAGAAGATTTGGAGGAGAAGGTTAAATTTATAGATGCGGTTCCTTATAAAGAGCTATTGGATTACACGATGTCTGCTGATTTGGGTGTGCATCCGATTCAAAATACATGTTTGAATCATTATTATTGTGCACCAAACAAGCTCTTTGAATATCTGATGGGCGGGCTCCCGGTTGCTGTGAGCAATTTTCCTGATATGCGGAGGATAGTAGAAAATGAGGGTGTTGGGGAAACGTTTGATCCGGAGGATCCGAAAGATATTGCAAGGGTGATAAATAATATATTAAATGATGAGGAGAAATATAATATAATGAGTAGGAATGCGTTGAAGCTCGCGAGGGAAAGGTATAACTGGGAGAAGGAATCAAGGAAGATGCTGGAGTTTTATGAAAGAACGAGAACCGCAAAGACTTAA
- the wecB gene encoding UDP-N-acetylglucosamine 2-epimerase (non-hydrolyzing) yields the protein MISIILGTRPEIIKMSPIIRECERQDIDYFILHTGQHYSYKLDKIFFEELELPEPEYHLEVGSGTHAEETGKMLIGIEKILIKERPDVVLVEGDTNTVLAGALAASKLHIKVGHVEAGLRSYDRRMPEETNRVLTDHVSDYLFAPTEVSKENLLREGIIDGVYVVGNTVVDATCQNLEIAMKSSNILNELNLKALDYFLITLHRAENVDDKDRLKEILIAFNRLSETYEIPLIFPIHPRTRKMIDRFGLGSMLDCTEIIEPVGYLDFLILEKNARLILTDSGGVQEEACILNVPCVTLRDNTERPETVEVGKNVLAGAESENITRCVDEILNRRLSDANPFGDGRTGERIMGIIK from the coding sequence ATGATATCCATAATCCTGGGGACACGTCCAGAGATCATAAAGATGTCGCCGATAATAAGAGAATGCGAAAGACAGGATATTGACTATTTTATCTTGCATACCGGACAGCATTACTCTTATAAATTAGACAAGATCTTTTTTGAGGAGCTTGAACTGCCCGAACCAGAATATCATTTAGAAGTAGGTTCAGGGACACATGCAGAAGAAACGGGAAAGATGTTGATTGGAATAGAGAAGATTTTAATAAAAGAGCGTCCCGATGTCGTTTTAGTCGAAGGAGATACAAATACGGTGCTTGCAGGTGCGTTGGCTGCCTCTAAATTGCACATAAAAGTAGGGCATGTCGAAGCGGGCTTAAGAAGTTATGATAGAAGAATGCCAGAGGAAACAAATCGGGTCTTAACAGATCATGTTTCCGACTATTTGTTCGCACCTACAGAAGTTTCAAAGGAGAATTTGCTGAGAGAAGGAATAATTGATGGTGTCTATGTTGTTGGAAACACGGTCGTTGATGCTACGTGTCAGAACCTAGAAATAGCAATGAAGAGTTCAAACATTTTAAATGAGCTTAATTTGAAAGCGCTGGATTATTTTTTGATTACGCTACACAGGGCGGAGAATGTAGATGACAAAGATAGATTAAAAGAGATATTAATTGCTTTTAACCGGTTATCAGAGACATACGAGATTCCATTGATATTTCCAATTCATCCGAGGACAAGAAAAATGATTGATAGATTTGGATTAGGATCAATGCTGGATTGTACCGAGATCATTGAACCGGTTGGTTATCTGGATTTTTTGATTCTGGAGAAGAATGCAAGATTGATATTAACGGATTCTGGAGGTGTTCAGGAAGAGGCATGTATATTAAATGTGCCATGTGTAACCTTGAGGGATAATACAGAGAGACCGGAGACTGTGGAGGTGGGTAAGAATGTTCTGGCGGGAGCTGAGTCTGAGAATATTACGAGATGTGTCGATGAGATTCTGAACAGGAGGTTATCTGATGCAAATCCGTTTGGAGATGGAAGAACGGGGGAGAGGATTATGGGGATAATAAAATGA
- a CDS encoding TIGR04076 family protein: MKVIIRVKEIRGNCVVFKGGEKIVIEGPEIILNGTDKICIHALVPLLHYVVAIREGVDPVKLGLAKAGNKAYVQCMDPGEPYTNGGTVIFEMEVTE, from the coding sequence ATGAAAGTAATAATAAGAGTAAAAGAAATCAGAGGAAACTGCGTTGTATTTAAAGGCGGTGAGAAGATTGTAATAGAAGGACCGGAAATAATCTTAAATGGGACAGATAAGATATGTATACATGCATTGGTCCCCTTACTTCATTATGTAGTGGCGATCAGAGAGGGAGTAGACCCCGTCAAACTTGGGCTTGCTAAAGCGGGAAACAAAGCATACGTGCAGTGTATGGATCCAGGAGAGCCGTATACAAATGGCGGAACTGTTATATTTGAAATGGAGGTGACAGAATGA